One window of Cataglyphis hispanica isolate Lineage 1 chromosome 12, ULB_Chis1_1.0, whole genome shotgun sequence genomic DNA carries:
- the LOC126853595 gene encoding protein KRTCAP2 homolog, whose protein sequence is MAILCTIFYYVTAVSSGVSFVLSSILTVLLFSGMQMYKVWLGSSQLGTVLGGWVGSLLFMCTLTAVGNLESTLFGKSFQQKLLPEVVFSLTLSLIASALIHRVSTTTCLIFSMIALYYMNRISQETYGVSIQNPVIHSKKRK, encoded by the exons ATGG CTATATTATG tactatattttattatgttacagCTGTTAGCAGTGGAGTCTCATTTGTGTTATCTTCGATATTGACAGTACTACTATTTTCTGGAATGCAAATGTACAAAGTCTGGCTTGGTTCATCACAGTTGGGGACTGTATTGGGAGGATGGGTTGGATCATTATTGTTCATGTGTACATTAACTGCTGTGGGAAACCTTGAAAGTACTTTATTTGGAAAGTCTTTTCAACAGAAATTACTTCCAGAAG TGGTTTTTTCACTGACTTTGAGCCTAATTGCTTCTGCTCTGATTCATCGTGTATCTACCACAACATGTTTAATATTCTCTATGATTGCACTCTATTATATGAATCGTATTTCTCAAGAAACATATGGTGTATCTATACAAAATCCAGTAATACATTCAAAGAAAcgcaagtaa
- the LOC126853630 gene encoding LOW QUALITY PROTEIN: protein argonaute-2-like (The sequence of the model RefSeq protein was modified relative to this genomic sequence to represent the inferred CDS: inserted 1 base in 1 codon) produces MRKRDLSSKQLLPDSSSHQQQEPQDLQPDLQQQQSTDYSFLQQQSSNLGLLEQDEARSLPQQNEQNTSNIGQQPISNLSSNQQSSHSYINKNKKTKKKWQQPSSQLQSNQAWNSQQQNVSGLYIPSRQQGHYQTHQQNSYTYNRNPIRYQYPHNSESSQKEKSYSHRVLDSDQQSRSTSQLHQASCSHHQVCDQQSGSQTSQNLSNRSSNLVKQSALKQIHPASFQQRNFSQYEKKSQQQKTRGQYQRGPHQQKIQTQSHQYFETKEDKQVVEQDNYKENILSMLSQLTLNQKCQETEITQKISSTMKYYQTYIPKRQNVNKAGTLGIPISVLTNMFKIKFDKNFVTVATHYDVDITSTISTKFPKALYRKVFEQCRKEHFINRHPAFDGAKNAYSAKDLSFGNRLETDIKIQDCKKQCHKKCDKHVKIFKIILNKVADIDLNWIKKLQPGLEADRYQTSIQALDIIMRHEPEFQHINIGRSLFWDLEKDNEKKTNLTGGLNLERGGFLSAVLGWQMYLNVDVVHKGFITPQKVSDLLTQLYREMNNSDNHNKISKFLKGVKVIYTMPQSSGSSHSTPRSRTYHLNGLGPSANKHKFLYEGSNITIKKYFENRYNYSLRNSDLPCLSVGAQEKETYLPAELCTIVAGQSVKKLNKTQTSKMITVAAEKAFDRRKSIKEAFKKINVNDSLTMRKEFRLSVDTEMQEVNARILKAPTLNYDNAKVFVSKGKWFTRNNFVQPMNLGREEWTIINLACQQHAHHNMCTFMEVLIMNANFVGMKIEKPNTGNFKSLNPENIEEIRNYFACNKKLKLIIVAIPNFPDTIYNKIKQITELELGVLTQCIKYQNIRETKTSTIKNILLKINAKLNGINHTLDTIPKCFANSCMLVGADVTHPSHDANTPSIAAVTASCDSFGFQYNVVLKLLQPNEEIISDLEKIIKVQLLIYEKKXSHLPERIIYYRDGVSEGQFPQVIHYEIQAIKRACMVYKADIQITCLVVQKRHHVRFFPINNELHNVEAGTIVDTEITHPSHIDFYLVSHESIKGTARPTKYRCIWNESNYTEDEIEELTYYLCHMYARCMKSVSYPAPTYYAHLAAYRGKVLIQGRDLDNLEEVQNEFNKNMIHSPMYFV; encoded by the exons ATGCGTAAAAGAG ATTTATCTTCGAAGCAACTACTACCAGATTCATCTTCGCACCAGCAACAAGAACCACAAGATTTACAGCCAGATTTACAGCAGCAACAATCAACAGATTATTCATTTCTTCAGCAGCAATCATCAAATTTAGGTTTATTAGAGCAAGATGAAGCAAGGAGTCTACCAcaacaaaat GAGCaaaatacatcaaatataGGACAGCAACCAATATCAAACTTATCTTCAAATCAACAATCAtcacattcatatataaacaaaaacaaaaaaacaaaaaaaaaatggcagcAGCCATCATCACAACTGCAGTCAAATCAAGCATGGAATTCACAACAACAAAATGTATCAGGTTTATATATACCTAGTAGACAACAAGGACATTATCAAACACATCAGcaaaattcatatacatataatcgaaATCCAATAAGATATCAATATCCACATAATTCAGAATCAAGCCAAAAAGAGAAATCTTACTCGCATAGAGTATTAGATTCAGATCAACAATCCAGATCAACAAGTCAATTACATCAAGCTTCATGTAGTCACCATCAAGTATGTGATCAACAATCAGGATCACAAACATCACAAAATCTGTCGAACCGATCATCAAATCTAGTCAAACAAAGTGCATTGAAACAAATACATCCAGCTTCATTTCAACAACGTAATTTCTCTCAATATGAAAAGAAGAGCCAACAACAAAAAACGAGGGGCCAATATCAAAGAGGGCCACATCAGCAAAAAATTCAGACTCAATCACAccaatattttgaaacaaaagaGGATAAACAAGTTGTAGAACAAgacaattataaagaaaatattttatctatg CTATCTCAACTtacattaaatcaaaaatgtCAAGAAACAGAgattacacaaaaaatatcttccaCAATGAAATATTACCAAACCTATATACCAAAAAGGCAAAATGTTAACAAAGCTGGAACATTAGGAATTCCTATAAGTGTTTTgacaaatatgtttaaaattaagtttgataaaaattttgtaactgTAGCTACTCATTATGATGTAGATATTACGTCTACTATTTCCACCAAGTTTCCTAAAGCTTTATATAGAAAAGTTTTTGAACAATGTAGaaaagaacattttattaatagacaTCCAGCATTTGATGGAGCAAAAAATGCATACAGTGCAAAAGATCTTTCTTTTGGCAATCGT CTGGAAACTGATATTAAAATCCAAGACTGTAAAAAacaatgtcataaaaaatgtgacaaacatgtgaagatatttaaaattatcttaaacaaAGTAGCTGATATCGATCTTAACTGGATAAAAAAGTTGCAACCTGGTCTTGAGGCTGACAGATATCAAACCAGTATACAAGCTCTAGATATTATTATGCGTCATGAACCTGAGTTCcaacatataaat attggACGATCATTGTTCTGGGATCttgaaaaagataatgaaaaaaaaactaatttaactGGTGGTTTAAATTTAGAACGCGGCGGATTTTTATCCGCTGTACTTGGTTggcaaatgtatttaaatgtaGATG ttgTTCATAAAGGATTTATCACGCCTCAGAAGGTCTCCGATTTATTAACTCAACTTTATAGAGAAATGAACAATAGTGACaaccataataaaatttctaaatttttgaagGGTGTAAAAGTGATTTACACAATGCCACAATCTAGTGGTTCATCTCATTCGACGCCTCGAAGCCGAACATATCATTTAAATGGGTTAGGGCCATCTGCAAATAAACACAAATTTCTTTATGAGGGATCtaatatcacaataaaaaagtattttgagAATCGTTACAACTACAGCTTGCGTAATTCCGATTTACCTTGTCTTTCAGTAGGCgcacaagaaaaagaaacttatTTGCCTGCCGAA TTATGTACTATTGTGGCTGGTCAGTCTGTTAAAAAGTTGAACAAAACACAAACTTCTAAGATGATTACAGTAGCAGCAGAGAAAGCATTTGATCGTCgcaaaagtataaaagaaGCG tttaaaaaaatcaatgtaaatGATAGTCTTACCATGAGGAAAGAATTTCGATTGTCTGTCGACACAGAAATGCAAGAGGTGAATGCTAGGATTTTAAAAGCTCCGACATTAAACTATGATAACGCAAAAGTATTTGTAAGCAAGGGAAAATGGTTTACACGTAATAATTTTGTGCAACCTATGAATTTAGGAAGAGAGGAATGGACTATTATCAATTTAGCATGTCAGCAACATGCACATCATAATATGTGTACCTTTATGgaagttttaataatgaatg CGAATTTTGTTGGTATGAAGATAGAAAAGCCTAATACTGGAAACTTCAAAAGTTTGAACCCGgaaaatatagaagaaattaGAAACTACTTtgcgtgtaataaaaaattgaaactgaTAATAGTAGCCATACCAAATTTTCCAGACACAATATACA atAAGATTAAACAGATTACCGAGTTGGAACTGGGTGTCTTGACAcagtgtataaaatatcagaatattCGTGAAACTAAGACatcaacaataaaaaacattcttctaaaaataaatgcaaaattaaatggcATTAACCATACACTCGATACAAT accAAAATGTTTTGCTAACTCTTGTATGCTTGTGGGTGCTGATGTAACTCATCCATCTCATGATGCGAATACACCTTCTATTGCAGCA gTTACTGCAAGTTGTGATTCGTTCGGCTTCCAGTATAATGTTGTGCTTAAACTTCTACAACCCAACGAAGAAATAATCTCagatcttgaaaaaataataaaagttcaaCTActcatttatgaaaaaa tgtcgcaTCTACCAGAAAGAATCATCTATTATCg AGATGGAGTTAGCGAAGGACAATTCCCACAAGTCATACATTATGAAATACAAGCTATTAAACGTGCATGTATGGTATATAAGGCTGATATTCAAATTACTTGTTTAGTTGTTCAAAAGAGACATCATGTGCGTTTTTTCCCTATAAACAATGAGTTACATAATGTGGAAGCGGGCACAATTGTTGATACTGAAATTACTCATCCAAGTCACATCGATTTTTATCTCGTTTCACATGAGAGCATTAAA GGTACTGCAAGGCCTACCAAATACAGATGCATATGGAACGAATCTAATTATACGGAAGATGAAATAGAAGAATTGACGTATTATCTTTGCCATATGTATGCGCGCTGTATGAAATCTGTAAGCTATCCAGCGCCAACTTACTACGCTCATTTGGCAGCATATCGTGGAAAAGTTTTAATACAAGG aCGTGATTTAGATAATTTGGAGGAAGTAcagaatgaatttaataaaaatatgatacattcACCAATGTATTTCgtgtaa
- the LOC126853706 gene encoding ribonuclease H2 subunit B, whose product MQRTTRGKMLRAKGSPQKTTSCHSSINTWVFLMKGDSLDSSNVAQSEIVKLRHPASNKPTIFIFSSGNLTVQEVLIFDETKRSWFIDNNVKSDGKLYLSTPIDPIFLVLPYLRKSQLAQPLEQCLWDEDFPETYRLAQCENLKLWLVADCKGDKLLQAFKFNEDKSLKWLQEKVEKVAHLLKQKRVHVSQGAMSANYVKSTKYEIDTETEYLKYAHGIISEYLAEDLSQRLAQYLNISDEIESKKRKLDSPKNITNEKKLKREEESPSFEESPLKTKTKNLLNKTEKVQKNIAPGKKELARQKAAAGSKSITSFFKKK is encoded by the exons ATGCAACGTACAACACGCGGGAAAATGCTGCGCGCTAAAGGATCACCGCAAAAGACGACAAGTTGTCATTCATCGATAAACACATGGGTGTTTCTTATGAAAG gagATAGTTTGGACAGCTCAAATGTGGCTCAGTCAGAGATTGTGAAACTTAGACATCCGGCCTCTAATAAGccaactatatttatatttagttctGGTAATCTCACAGTGCAGGAAGTTTTAATCTTTGATGAAACTAAAAGGTCTTGGTTCATTGATAATAATGTCAAATCTGATGGCAAGTTGTACTTGTCAACTCCAATTGATCCAATCTTTTTAGTTTTGCCGTACCTAAGAAAG tcaCAACTGGCACAACCTTTAGAACAATGTCTGTGGGATGAAGATTTTCCAGAAACATATCGCCTTGCACAATGCGAGAATTTGAAACTATGGTTAGTTGCTGATTGTAAAggagataaattattacaagctttcaaatttaatgaagACAAATCATTAAAATGGTTGCaagaaaaagtagaaaaagtgGCACActtattaaagcaaaaaagagTTCATGTATCTCAAGGTGCTATGAGTGCTAATTATGTCAAGAgtactaaatatgaaattgataCAGAAACAG aatatttgaaatatgcgCATGGTATTATATCCGAATATCTTGCTGAAGATCTTTCACAGAGATTGGcacaatatttgaatatatctgATGaaatagaaagtaaaaaaCGCAAACTAGATAGtcctaaaaatataactaatgagaaaaaacttaaaagagaagaagaaagccCTTCCTTTGAAGAAAGCCCACTGAAAACAAAGACAAagaacttattaaataaaactgaaaag gtACAAAAAAACATTGCTCCTGGTAAAAAGGAATTAGCTAGACAAAAAGCAGCTGCAGGATCTAAAAGCATTActagcttttttaaaaaaaaatag
- the LOC126853653 gene encoding regulator of MON1-CCZ1 complex, whose translation MPDMEVDDRGQSDDYYLELSADPIRFESVSCLTNVFFDDSKQQVFAVRSGGVTGVLVKGPNQNLSFRMEDRGPVISIKFSPDMNILAIQRTNSSVEFVNYSSVSGLDNVEYSQPCKGKNATILGFVWTHGTEILVVTDHGVELFHVNPEKHSIKALKCLSLGVNWFVFCPKSYLVLLSSGTVGNQIQALHVTPGNLHKLTKFEIEHSITKSGKLAVSERDVALAVLYGTPCIILLRHQPGTNRSMGTAFVYIYTVHKMMTIKKSHMLKLDVSGRFAINVVDNLIIVHHQASKTSMIFDIMLSGVSDGTVMHHTSVTLAKPIKPFNLKVSGTTLSDQMYQPCQLYSPNWVVFQPNIIIDVKLGCLWYIELRLEALVKLITDKVLLVEFLMQRSNAKQILIQVLQNFMTQLPVSLMEMPTIFDKLNFVYRNYLENEIQNQMGTPLQNNVKNITVTENFKYKLLLDQSDMYSHILSKFPEDKIEPKMIIWVLLEYIRSLAEHGIPVQHYLHELIITTLVHRKAYYQLHQLLQYHVVADSKPLACLLLSLENLYPAAHQLALDMLKRLGNAHEEIIEVLLSKGHILAALRYVRSVGMVDQVSARKFLEAAKATDDATLFHSVFKFFEQRNLRLHNTTAFTRGEHCQPYVQYFKYLFHGTDNECNSDTNSNVTTISS comes from the exons ATGCCAGACATGGAAGTTGACGATCGAGGGCAGAGCGATGATTATTATCTGGAGCTGTCTGCTGATCCTATTAGGTTCGAATCAGTCAGCTGCCTCACGAATGTGTTTTTCGATGATTCGAAACAGCAA GTATTTGCTGTTCGCTCAGGTGGTGTTACAGGAGTGCTCGTTAAGGGCCCGAATCAGAACTTAAGTTTTCGGATGGAGGACAGAGGCCCAGTAATATCTATTAAGTTCTCTCCTGATATGAATATACTTGCGATCCAACGCACTAATTCATCAGTGGAATTTGTCAATTATTCCTCTGTATCCGGCTTAGATAATGTTGAATACTCTCAGCCATGCAAAGGGAAGAATGCTACAATATTGGGTTTTGTTTGGACCCATGGCACTGAAATACTTGTAGTCACGGATCATGGTGTAGAATTGTTTcat GTTAATCCAGAGAAACATTCTATTAAAGCACTAAAGTGCTTAAGTTTAGGGGTAAATTGGTTTGTATTCTGCCCTAAAAGTTATTTGGTATTATTATCATCCGGCACGGTTGGTAATCAAATACAAGCATTGCATGTTACACCTGGGAATCTTCATAAATTAACTAAGTTTGAAA TTGAGCATAGTATAACAAAATCAGGGAAATTGGCTGTTTCTGAAAGAGATGTAGCATTAGCTGTATTATATGGAACACCTTGCATAATTTTGTTAAGGCATCAACCAGGAACCAATCGTTCAATGGGAACAGcatttgtatacatttatactgTACATAA AATGATGACCATCAAAAAAAGTCATATGTTAAAATTGGATGTTAGTGGCAGATTTGCTATAAATGTTGTTGATAATCTTATTATTGTTCATCATCAAGCATCAAAA ACATCAATGATATTTGACATCATGTTGTCTGGAGTGAGTGATGGGACAGTAATGCATCATACCAGTGTAACTCTGGCAAAACCAATTAAACCATTTAATCTTAAAGTATCGGGTACAACTTTATCAGATCAGATGTATCAGCCATGTCAATTAT ATTCTCCTAATTGGGTTGTTTTTCaaccaaatataataattgatgtaaAGCTGGGTTGTTTATG GTACATCGAGCTCAGGTTGGAAGCTTTGgtgaaattaattacagataAAGTACTCCttgtagaatttttaatgcagCGATCAAATGCTAAGCAGATATTAATACAAGTCTTGCAGAACTTTATGACTCAATTACCTGTGAGCTTAATGGAAATGCCAACCATATTTGATAaacttaattttgtatatagaaattacctagaaaatgaaatacaaaatcag ATGGGAACACCTTTAcaaaacaatgtaaaaaatataacagtgACTGAGAATTTTAAGTATAAGTTATTACTTGATCAAAGCGACATGTACAGTCACATATTATCTAAATTTCCTGAAGATAAGATTGAGCCAAAGATGATAATATGGGTTCTGCTTGAATATATcag ATCATTAGCTGAACATGGAATACCGGTGCAACATTACTTGCACGAATTGATCATCACAACATTGGTACATCGAAAAGCTTACTATCAGCTCCATCAATTGTTACAATATCACGTGGTTGCTGATTCGAAGCCTTTAGCCTGCTTACTACTTTCTCTGGAAAACTTATATCCAGCAGCACATCAATTAGCGTTGGATATGCTGAAGCGATTGGGCAATGCACATGAAGAGATAATTGAAGTGCTATTATCTAAGGGACATATTTTGGCTGCTTTACG ATACGTTCGCTCAGTTGGGATGGTGGATCAGGTATctgcgagaaaatttttagaagcGGCAAAAGCTACTGACGACGCGACACTTTTTCATTCGGTTTTCAAGTTCTTTGAACAACGCAATTTGAGGTTGCACAACACCACGGCTTTCACAAGAGGAGAACATTGTCAGCCATATGTccagtattttaaatatctattccATGGAACGGACAATGAGTGCAATTCCGACACGAACTCGAATGTTACCACTATTTCTTCATAg